The Lycium barbarum isolate Lr01 chromosome 11, ASM1917538v2, whole genome shotgun sequence genome contains the following window.
tttattttgcatGTGCGCTCATGATTCTACTCAATTTATTGAATTTAGGGCGACAAGTGTCTGTAGATCTATCAGTCATGAAATACGCATATATAAGTGGAAAATAAGCTAAATTGATGGTTATAATTCATCTCAATAGCATattacaaaaaacaaaaagaaacttTGATAcgaaaacaaccaaaatttccTAAAATTCCtaactttttctttctttatttagggTAAGGTCCGGATGAAATTAAAGTATTTGATTCATGAGGCAGTCATCTCTATTTTACTTCAAAGAGTGAGGACATAGATGAAAATGACGTTTCATTCATGAGTCAAAACTTCGAAGACATGATATTGATGCATGCCCCCATGTGTGTTTATGCAGTGTCTCTCAAGTGTCGTGTTTAAATTTGACATTAATCCACGTCCATTGAATATTAGTTAAACTTTCCTGTTCTGTTAAAGACATGTAAATATTAAGTAGTCCTTTTTTTGGGTCCCTAGGTAAGAGTGAGGGGGAGGGTTTCAAATTGTTATTTCAAAATCGTAATAGAATTTGATTTTCAAATATCATGATCAGAATGAACTTCCGCCTTAAGAGTGAGTTCATCCAATGATGGCTCTTCAATGCACGTAGACTTTCCCGTGAATACCTATAAGAATGTTAAAACAACAAGAAGAAAAATAGGAATGTTAGAGTTTGAATAAGAAATGACCTCACTCGAGCTCTCTTGCTTTTCTTGCTCTACCTCATGGTCATCCACTCCATTTTATTCTCATGGccgtctctttttttttttcttctcaagtTCACGTTTGTACTCTGACATTCCATTCTCTTCACACATCACATACTCTCATTAACATGCACTCCCTTACTTCTCTCGTACTTTCTCTCTCATAATTTTTCATTATCTCCCTCACACGTTTATGATCTTCATAAATTTGGGATGACGTTAAAGGTGCAAGtatatattttcttctatttagCTGAAGAGAAACTCTATTCTTTCTCTTATCATTAAGTGCATTCTTATTAAACTATCATGGCTGCCCAAGCATGATATGACAATCTtgcattgaaatttagctaacaAAGAACATTATCGGAATACCTCCCAAAGGTGACAGAAATCATGCATTGCTTAGTCACCCTAAGCACACCAAAATTACTCAACAATTGCCGCTTATAAGGAGTAGTCATGTGATTGACGCATTTAAGTTCCAACATCTCCACCACGCACGAAATCACCACATTAGCATCCCTTCACTATCAATAATCATAAAGCAAGTTTTACCCTTTATCCCACACCTTGTACGAAATATATTTTTCCTCTTTAAATCAGCTACAGTAACATTCATATCCTCCTATCGTGTGGTCATCGATTTTTGATGGCTCTCCTCACGTCGGCCATGTTCATCAGATTCGGTGGATTGAGGGAAACCTTTTTCGCATCAAGTCAAGCAGTAAACATTCTCAGCGCATCGCTAAATTTTTATTTTGAATTCCAGCTTCAGTATCCTTTCTCGGTTAAAGACAtcttgaaaaaagaaaaacaaacaaagaaatcACGTAATTTGACTTTTTCCCTCTATTAACTTCATCCTCTCTTGCCTTTTCCACTCAAATTACTACCGTTGGTTGGTTcctttaaaatttatatataaacCCTAGTAGTCAACCTTTTAGAAGTAAGATGTAGAAACAAACAGAATTTACCAATTTCCAGACGAATTGGTTTGATGAGACAAGAAAAAGACGAGAAAATGAGATCTCTTACCCTCTTTCGGCTAACTTACCTAATCcatttttatttctcttttccCTTTAGATGGTCTGATCATTTGACAGAAAATTATGCTCTATATATGTCAGCAATCAAAATCTTCATAGTCAATTTCTCAAATTTGGTCGACCAAATTCAATCATCAATATAACTATGTCCAAAAAGTGAAAATAGGGAAGTTAGATAAATTGAAAATCCATAAGAAGGAATGGAACACTGCAAGTAATTTATATAATAACCTAGCCCTAAAAGGCAGCTTTTATTTGTCAATTTATTTTGATATAGTACAACCTTTACTCCTATATATGGAGCAAATCACAATCATTTTGAATGGCTTGATTCTACCATACAAAGGAAGGGGAACTAATGTGTACATAGCTAGGTTTAATTAGTAAAACTTCTAAAACGAATCATTTTCTTTTCAAACTCCATCTTTCCAATTAAATTGGAATCTAAGCAGTTGCAATCGGATCACTTTTCACATCTGCTTCCATGGCCTTCATGGTTTCAAATCTTGGCTCTTTGGCCTGAAACTTGAGTCCAGCATATAACTTCATgtaatcatcaaacacaaattttgGGTAAACTTGTTTGCTTTCCTCTTCCTCTTTTTCAACCAAAGTTGATGCTGGATAGATTACTGCATCATTTCCTGGATTATAAAATGAAGCTAGTGACATTTGAGTCCCGTCTGTCTGAGCAATCACTCTGTGCATCACACTCTTGTATTTTCCATTGGTGATCACCTGTTTTTTTCATTTGATGATAAATAGTTAAGTAACCTTCTAGTATATAATTCTAAGTTTTGACAAAAAATAACTGACACATAATACGTGTTTAGTATGACAAAAGTCAAATTCCACATTCTGACACAAAACCTTGTCCTCTTATATTACCAAAATAATCTTTTTATAAAAGAATAACTTTCGTCGTATCAaatgtatttttttctttttttacctCAAGTTGGTCGCCAAGATTAACCACAATAGAGTGGCGCATGGGAGGAACATCGATCCACTGTCCGTCTTTGAGGAGTTGAAGGCCGCTCACTTTGTCATCTTGGAATAGAAGTATTATGCCACCAGCGTCTGTGTGAGCACGGAGTCCCTTTATCAAATCGGGCTTGGGGCATGGTGGGTAATTGCTCACCTTAGTCCCAAAATTGGGACCTTTTGATCCATAAAATGCCCTTTTCAAGTAACCCTTTTCAAGCCCAAGATTTTCACAAAGCAGGTCCAGTAACTCCTCCGCCAACTTCTCAAGTCTTTTAGCAAAATCTCTCATGACCTCTCTGCATTATTTTGGGGCAACATTGATAAGAAACTTCATTGAGTACTATATATCTTTAAGCCAGTGTATCTTACATGTGGGGAACAccccaaaaaataaaagaataacaGAGGTGTAATGTGTTTTGCATGTGAAGTTAGGTACAGTATTGTCCTTCAACTTTTCAAGAACCTCACATTTCACAAGCTTGAGATCTCGGAGAGTTAATGCTGGAAAAGTTACTGATGGTGTAATATTCCATGCAGTGAAATTGTCAAAGGTCTATGTTAAGTTTAACTTTTATATTCTGATGGTGTAAAGGTTTTTGCACAATTAGGTCACTTATGAAATAAGGATTTAAGCTATATATACGGACAATCTACCTGTATTTGTCAACAAGGTCGGGCACTTGAGAGATGTTAGAAGCAGGAAGATGGCGCAAGAAGAAAGTGCTTTCCCAATCCAAATCAGTGACCTCAGCTTTCACTGCTTCAAGACCTTTGCTGGCAACCAATTCTTTAAACCTCTGTTCCATGCACTTCTTGTAATGTCCCTTTGTCAATTTCTCCACTGTGTCCATTACTTCATGTGGAATTCCATGGTTGACCAACTGCAATAATGACATAAACAAACATCAGTACATCAATATGCAAGATTTCTTACAAGCTTAAATATTACTATTCCCCTATCTTATTTTATATGTCTCAGTTTGACTGAAAAATTAAGGAAAACTTTTGAGTCATGTGATCTAAAATTAAAGATGTGCTTAATATACCAAAATGCCCTTTAGATCTTGCCGTGATATTAAACATACCATGCAGGATGCTGGAATTGCAggttctaaatatagaaagtgatGTTCCTTTTTAAACAAATTAAAATGGTAAAATATGAGCATAAATTAAAACAAAGGGAGTAATATATGTTTATGCAAACTGTAATTACCTCAAAGAAGCCCCAGTTCTCACAGGCATCTTTAATCATTTCCATGGTGTTGGATCTCTCAGCTCCATTGAGCTTCTCCAAGTTAATAATTGGGAAGTTCTCCATCTTTCTTGGTAAAAGATGTGTTTCTAAATGCGTTAATAATAAATAGAATATGTGTGAATCaaaagattgaagaaatgaatgaattCTAGATTAATATTTGATGCAAAAGAATGAGGCTTATGAGGGTATTTATAGGAGAAGAAATCACGAAAGTAGGAATTATAACAACAATGAGGAGGCTAAAAATAGTAGTGTGGCCCCACAATGCACGATCTTAATTCCAAGTTTCCATGAGATGTCCAAGTCCAAGTCTACCTTGTGAGTCATAGTTACTTGTTGAACAATCTTACCTACTAAGGGGATTTTGGTATTAAGACAACTGGAGGAGCCATCTTGACCAGAATACAAGGCTCCTATTGGTGTGGTGGATCATGGCTGCACTAGTGGAAACTATTGTGCTTTTGTTTCAtgtgttattttttatttcttttgagaCAGTTTGACTGAGATGCTACGCCTATGTGTTTCGGAAGT
Protein-coding sequences here:
- the LOC132618476 gene encoding 1-aminocyclopropane-1-carboxylate oxidase 3-like — translated: MENFPIINLEKLNGAERSNTMEMIKDACENWGFFELVNHGIPHEVMDTVEKLTKGHYKKCMEQRFKELVASKGLEAVKAEVTDLDWESTFFLRHLPASNISQVPDLVDKYREVMRDFAKRLEKLAEELLDLLCENLGLEKGYLKRAFYGSKGPNFGTKVSNYPPCPKPDLIKGLRAHTDAGGIILLFQDDKVSGLQLLKDGQWIDVPPMRHSIVVNLGDQLEVITNGKYKSVMHRVIAQTDGTQMSLASFYNPGNDAVIYPASTLVEKEEEESKQVYPKFVFDDYMKLYAGLKFQAKEPRFETMKAMEADVKSDPIATA